From Xenopus tropicalis strain Nigerian chromosome 3, UCB_Xtro_10.0, whole genome shotgun sequence, the proteins below share one genomic window:
- the lman1l gene encoding complexin-3 codes for MAFMVKTMVGGQLKNLTGGLGGKEEKGEGEKSAAEAQGMTREEYEEYQKQLLEEKMERDALYTQRKAERATLRSHFREKYRLPKSDIDDAQIQLAGGDVELPKELAKMIEEDNEEEEGKTSVIGQLTSIQNLDLESIKGKAQSTLDDLKQSAEKCIVM; via the exons ATGGCATTTATGGTGAAGACAATGGTAGGTGGGCAGCTGAAGAACCTCACAGGAGGTCTTGGCGGCAAAGAAGAAAAGGGAGAAGGAGAAAAATCAGCAGCAGAAGCCCAAGGAATGACAAGGGAGGAGTATGAAGAGTACCAAAAGCAGCTTCTTGAAGAAAA GATGGAGAGGGATGCTTTATACACACAGCGTAAGGCTGAGAGAGCTACACTTCGTAGTCACTTCAGAGAAAAGTACCGCCTACCTAAG AGTGACATTGATGATGCACAGATCCAGTTGGCTGGAGGAGATGTGGAGCTACCCAAAGAACTGGCCAAAATGATTGAAGAGGACAATGAGGAAGAGGAGGGAAAAACATCTGTCATAGGACAGTTAACCAGCATCCAAAATCTTGACTTGGAATCAATTAAAGGAAAAGCACAGTCCACTCTGGACGATCTGAAGCAGTCAGCAGAGAAGTGTATAGTAATGTGA